In Chryseobacterium gotjawalense, the following are encoded in one genomic region:
- a CDS encoding WbqC family protein: MPILLPIFYLPPISWFSVFLQEDAQIIFERYEHFPKQTYRNRANIYGANGKLSLIIPMNHNGTRLLKEIQTSTREKWQQLHWKSIKTAYQTSPYFDYYEDQLEEIFKFKSTSLIEFNLNALKVIQKILKTEKAYSLNSEFFKEPSMLNYRDQFSAKSETAYQMEDYYQSFSDKYGFLEDLSIIDLICNKGPESMTYIRTIKQK, from the coding sequence ATGCCTATTTTATTACCTATATTTTACCTTCCGCCAATTTCATGGTTCTCTGTTTTTTTGCAGGAAGATGCCCAGATCATTTTCGAACGGTATGAGCATTTCCCCAAGCAGACTTACCGGAACAGAGCCAATATTTATGGCGCCAACGGTAAACTGTCTTTGATTATTCCGATGAATCACAACGGAACAAGACTATTAAAAGAAATACAGACTTCTACCCGCGAAAAATGGCAGCAACTTCACTGGAAATCCATAAAAACCGCTTACCAGACTTCGCCTTATTTTGACTATTATGAAGATCAGCTCGAAGAAATCTTTAAATTTAAGTCCACTTCATTAATAGAATTTAATCTTAACGCCTTAAAAGTGATTCAGAAAATTCTGAAAACAGAAAAGGCATATTCTTTGAATAGTGAGTTCTTCAAAGAACCTTCGATGCTCAATTACAGAGATCAGTTTTCAGCAAAATCAGAAACCGCTTATCAGATGGAAGACTACTATCAGTCTTTTTCAGATAAGTATGGTTTCTTAGAAGACCTGTCAATCATTGACCTTATTTGTAACAAAGGCCCGGAATCGATGACCTATATCAGAACCATTAAACAGAAATAA
- the lepB gene encoding signal peptidase I — protein sequence MNYFLTYSIYVVILSLLMGISTWKLFKKMGYNPLFAFVPFYNYFIVLKETEHSKWWVILSYVPIVGPIMMTAFHLFLMRHFGKKSFVQTLLTILLPFIYMATVNYSKDPEVEKEDDLYLTEEELASKKKDTFTGSITFAVVFATIIHVFFTQPFGIPTGSMERTLLVGDFLFVNKWSYGFRMPMRPVALPFLQGTIMDTGQKGNPKDDPKSYVDAIKLPYSRILQLKKPQRHDIVVFNYPQDSVHTAIDRKDPYVKRCVAVAGDVLEMRAGRLFINGKPEVILGDQQLQHKYIATTGSQLDIPALYRTYGFLPVQEIQTQNGFMYDFQGLTDQTAREIKALPQIIDLKEHIWEKDSAAVSYKANAARDAYTKNIDTTQSIFPINKKWNQDWYGPLRIPKKGDVVTLNQDTLPEYQWIISEYEHHHLENKDGKIFIDGKEATQYTIQQDYYMMIGDNRDASLDARFFGFVPEENIVGSPMFTWLSVQGLFKDGGSSYQADTKIRWDRMFKATNTGELHKTSYWWVAVLILGLFFGWDFIMKFFKKKEEEQ from the coding sequence ATGAATTACTTTCTTACCTATTCGATTTACGTCGTCATCCTCTCTTTACTGATGGGGATTTCTACGTGGAAACTTTTCAAGAAAATGGGTTACAATCCGCTTTTTGCGTTTGTTCCGTTTTATAATTACTTCATTGTCTTAAAAGAAACTGAGCATTCAAAATGGTGGGTGATCTTATCGTATGTTCCGATTGTCGGACCGATTATGATGACGGCTTTCCATTTGTTTTTAATGAGGCATTTCGGCAAAAAGTCTTTTGTACAGACTTTGTTGACGATCCTGCTTCCGTTTATCTATATGGCCACGGTCAATTATTCGAAAGATCCCGAAGTGGAGAAAGAAGACGATTTGTATTTGACAGAAGAAGAATTAGCTTCGAAAAAGAAAGATACTTTTACCGGTTCTATAACCTTTGCGGTTGTTTTTGCCACCATTATTCACGTATTCTTTACCCAACCTTTTGGGATTCCGACCGGTTCTATGGAAAGAACACTTTTGGTCGGAGATTTCTTATTTGTAAATAAATGGTCTTACGGTTTCAGAATGCCGATGCGACCAGTTGCACTGCCATTCCTGCAGGGAACCATTATGGATACGGGACAAAAGGGAAACCCAAAAGATGATCCAAAATCGTATGTAGACGCGATTAAACTTCCTTACAGCAGGATTTTGCAGTTAAAGAAACCGCAGAGACACGATATCGTGGTGTTCAATTATCCTCAGGATTCTGTGCACACGGCCATTGACCGGAAAGATCCTTACGTGAAAAGATGTGTCGCCGTCGCCGGAGACGTTCTGGAGATGAGAGCCGGCCGACTTTTCATTAATGGAAAACCCGAAGTGATTTTAGGAGACCAGCAGTTGCAGCATAAGTACATCGCGACCACAGGGAGCCAGCTGGATATTCCGGCACTGTATAGAACTTATGGCTTTTTACCGGTTCAGGAAATCCAGACGCAGAACGGTTTCATGTATGATTTCCAGGGATTAACCGATCAGACCGCAAGAGAAATAAAAGCCCTTCCACAGATTATCGACCTCAAAGAACATATTTGGGAAAAAGATTCCGCAGCGGTTTCTTATAAAGCAAATGCGGCCAGAGATGCCTATACCAAAAACATCGATACCACCCAATCGATTTTCCCCATTAATAAAAAATGGAATCAGGATTGGTACGGTCCGCTGAGAATCCCGAAAAAAGGCGATGTCGTAACTTTAAATCAGGACACTTTACCCGAATATCAGTGGATTATTTCAGAATATGAACACCATCATCTGGAAAATAAAGACGGAAAGATCTTTATCGACGGTAAAGAAGCCACCCAATATACAATTCAGCAGGATTATTACATGATGATTGGTGATAACCGGGATGCGTCTCTGGATGCGCGGTTTTTCGGCTTTGTTCCGGAAGAAAATATCGTGGGATCCCCCATGTTTACCTGGCTGAGCGTTCAGGGACTGTTCAAGGACGGCGGCTCTTCTTATCAGGCAGACACCAAAATCCGGTGGGACAGAATGTTCAAAGCGACCAATACCGGCGAACTGCACAAAACCTCTTACTGGTGGGTTGCGGTCTTGATTCTTGGATTGTTTTTCGGCTGGGATTTCATTATGAAATTCTTTAAAAAGAAAGAAGAAGAGCAGTAA
- the dapB gene encoding 4-hydroxy-tetrahydrodipicolinate reductase codes for MKIALVGYGKMGHIIDEIATKRGHEIVARLSETPTSENLNNPDVVIEFSNPEAAFNNIKICLENKIPVICGTTGWLDQKPEIEEIALQNDTAFLYGSNFSLGVNLFFALNEKLASLMKDFSEYSVQLEEIHHTHKKDAPSGTAISLAEGIIKNDKRFDAWKLDETQNKELGIFAIRQDEVPGTHSVYYKSDVDEIEIKHTAFNRNGFAVGALVAAEWIIGKTGNFTMNDVLFNK; via the coding sequence ATGAAAATAGCACTTGTTGGTTACGGAAAAATGGGCCATATCATTGATGAGATTGCCACCAAAAGAGGTCACGAAATTGTAGCGCGGTTAAGCGAAACTCCTACTTCTGAGAACCTCAATAATCCTGATGTAGTAATCGAATTTTCTAATCCTGAAGCCGCTTTTAACAATATTAAAATCTGCCTGGAAAATAAAATCCCTGTGATCTGCGGAACGACCGGCTGGCTCGATCAAAAACCGGAAATCGAGGAAATTGCGCTACAAAATGATACCGCTTTTTTATATGGGTCTAATTTTTCGTTGGGCGTTAATTTGTTTTTTGCGTTGAACGAAAAACTGGCCAGTCTGATGAAGGATTTTTCCGAATACAGTGTGCAGCTGGAAGAAATTCACCATACCCACAAAAAAGACGCACCCAGTGGAACTGCTATTTCCCTCGCCGAAGGAATCATTAAAAATGACAAAAGATTCGACGCCTGGAAACTCGATGAAACCCAAAACAAAGAACTCGGTATTTTTGCCATTCGTCAGGATGAAGTTCCCGGCACGCACAGCGTTTACTACAAAAGCGATGTTGACGAGATCGAAATCAAACATACCGCTTTCAACCGGAATGGTTTTGCAGTAGGAGCCTTAGTTGCCGCTGAATGGATTATCGGTAAAACAGGAAATTTCACCATGAATGATGTTCTTTTCAATAAGTAA
- a CDS encoding DUF5683 domain-containing protein → MQKLTVLFLVLFSMMTFAQISPKDTIRVENYPTDSVSAKQVPSEIEVLTTIKNANAPAGVMKFNPTKAGLYSAILPGLGQYYNKKYWKIPIVWGGIGTGVGVTLWNQKQYNRYRDAFVAELNGQKHEFSNIPGVTKEVLGRTQDRAKRQRDYAIAITGLVYILNIVDAVVDAQLYEGRHDPDLALKPTVIFDEFGKMNSKAGLSLSYNF, encoded by the coding sequence ATGCAAAAACTTACGGTACTATTTCTGGTTTTATTTTCAATGATGACTTTCGCGCAGATCAGTCCGAAAGACACCATCCGTGTTGAAAATTATCCAACAGATTCGGTTTCTGCAAAACAGGTTCCTTCTGAAATAGAGGTACTTACCACTATTAAAAATGCCAATGCGCCTGCCGGTGTAATGAAGTTTAATCCTACCAAAGCAGGTTTGTATTCCGCAATCCTTCCGGGATTAGGGCAGTATTACAATAAGAAATACTGGAAAATCCCCATCGTTTGGGGCGGTATCGGCACCGGAGTTGGGGTTACTCTTTGGAATCAAAAACAGTACAACCGTTACAGAGATGCTTTTGTCGCGGAATTAAACGGTCAAAAGCATGAATTCTCGAATATTCCCGGTGTTACCAAAGAAGTTCTGGGCAGAACGCAGGACCGTGCAAAAAGACAGCGTGATTACGCGATCGCCATTACCGGTTTGGTGTATATCCTGAATATTGTAGATGCAGTCGTAGATGCACAGTTGTATGAAGGAAGACATGATCCTGATCTGGCCTTAAAACCTACCGTTATTTTTGATGAATTCGGAAAGATGAATTCTAAAGCCGGTTTGAGTTTAAGTTATAATTTTTAA
- a CDS encoding ParB/RepB/Spo0J family partition protein, whose product MKDKKRAMGRGLGAILSAESKATVNSATDEGADKFVGNIMEVFLEDIDPNTTQPRTYFDEKALNDLAQSIKTLGVIQPITLRKEGNRFEIISGERRFRASKIAGLKSVPAYIRLVNDQELLEMALVENIQREDLDAIEIALTYQRLLEEIGMTQENLSQRVGKERSTITNSIRLLRLNPDFQNAIRSGEISAGHGRAIISVEEEEKQKELFDKILKNNLSVRQTEQEANLLKNPKEEVKKSKTQLPNHFKKVEKNLADILAVKVEIKTAANGKKGKIVLDFKNEEELEQILAHFK is encoded by the coding sequence ATGAAAGACAAGAAAAGAGCAATGGGACGTGGATTGGGTGCGATTTTGAGCGCCGAATCAAAAGCCACTGTCAACTCCGCTACCGATGAAGGTGCAGACAAATTTGTCGGCAATATTATGGAGGTCTTTTTAGAAGATATTGATCCGAATACCACGCAGCCCCGAACTTATTTTGATGAAAAAGCACTGAATGATCTGGCGCAGTCCATCAAAACTTTAGGCGTTATACAGCCGATTACTTTAAGAAAAGAAGGTAACAGATTTGAAATTATTTCTGGGGAAAGACGTTTCCGGGCCAGTAAAATTGCCGGTTTAAAAAGCGTTCCAGCTTATATCCGCCTGGTGAATGATCAGGAACTGCTTGAAATGGCTTTGGTTGAAAATATTCAGAGAGAAGATTTAGACGCTATCGAAATTGCGCTCACTTACCAAAGATTGCTGGAGGAAATCGGAATGACACAGGAGAATTTAAGTCAGCGGGTAGGAAAGGAACGAAGTACCATTACCAATTCGATCCGTTTGCTGCGTTTGAATCCCGATTTTCAGAACGCCATCCGGAGTGGTGAGATTTCTGCCGGACATGGCCGCGCCATCATCAGTGTAGAAGAGGAGGAAAAACAAAAGGAACTTTTTGATAAGATTTTAAAAAATAACTTAAGTGTCCGCCAAACCGAGCAGGAAGCCAATTTATTGAAGAATCCCAAGGAGGAAGTTAAGAAATCGAAAACACAGCTGCCGAATCATTTCAAAAAAGTGGAGAAAAATTTAGCCGATATTCTGGCGGTTAAAGTAGAAATAAAAACAGCTGCCAACGGCAAAAAAGGAAAAATCGTTCTCGATTTCAAAAATGAAGAAGAGTTAGAACAAATTCTGGCACACTTTAAATAA
- a CDS encoding ParA family protein, translating into MAKIIGIANQKGGVGKTTTAVNLAAALGVLEKKILIIDADPQANATSGLGIEDATFSTYHLLEHSVEVEKCIQKTASPNLDIIPSHIDLVAAEIELVDRENREYMLKKALQSIKANYDYIIIDCAPSLGLITVNALTAADSVIIPIQCEYFALEGLGKLLNTIKNVQKIHNKDLDIEGLLLTMFDSRLRLSNQVVEEVHLHFPEMVFETIISRNVRLSEAPSFGESILNYDAESKGAIQYLQLAEEVLLKNENLISN; encoded by the coding sequence ATGGCTAAAATCATAGGGATCGCTAATCAAAAAGGCGGCGTAGGTAAAACCACTACTGCGGTAAATCTCGCTGCAGCACTGGGAGTTTTGGAAAAGAAAATTCTGATTATCGATGCAGATCCCCAAGCAAATGCAACTTCAGGATTAGGGATTGAAGATGCTACTTTTTCTACCTATCACCTGTTGGAACACAGTGTAGAAGTTGAAAAATGTATTCAGAAAACAGCTTCTCCCAATTTGGATATTATTCCGTCGCATATTGATTTGGTGGCTGCTGAGATTGAATTGGTCGATCGTGAAAACCGGGAGTATATGCTCAAAAAAGCATTGCAGTCTATCAAAGCGAATTATGATTATATCATTATCGACTGCGCACCAAGTTTGGGATTGATTACAGTAAATGCCCTCACAGCAGCGGATTCGGTGATTATCCCCATTCAGTGTGAATACTTTGCGCTGGAAGGTTTGGGTAAATTGCTGAACACGATTAAAAATGTTCAAAAAATTCATAACAAAGATTTGGATATTGAAGGTTTGCTGCTGACCATGTTCGATTCCCGTTTAAGATTATCAAATCAGGTCGTAGAAGAAGTTCACCTTCATTTCCCGGAAATGGTTTTTGAAACAATTATCAGCAGAAATGTCCGTTTAAGTGAAGCACCAAGTTTCGGCGAAAGCATTTTGAATTATGACGCAGAAAGCAAAGGAGCGATCCAGTATCTTCAGTTGGCTGAGGAAGTTTTACTGAAAAACGAAAATTTAATTAGTAACTAA
- a CDS encoding energy transducer TonB: MRNLLQNKEFQLNEILFEHRNKNYGAYVLRNEADHILTKSMLIGIGVFAVMAISPLVVNAFKTTGKIITDEIPPPYIMKQVERAEKPPVAAPVTPPVQKPVNTLDSTVPTPAKNPPVEKVMPKQSDYINAVPGTQDIIGDPPVTTYTPPAVQDVPVKGSEMSVPKPVDNSPKTTVDVEANFMGGINAFRNKVVNQFDGSAIDGTGEVLKTTIVFIVEKDGSISEVKASGANADFNREAIKTIKSVKGKWVPAKLNGENVRSYFKFPISMQFE; encoded by the coding sequence ATGAGAAATTTACTCCAAAACAAAGAATTTCAATTGAATGAAATTCTTTTCGAACACCGAAACAAGAACTATGGCGCTTATGTTTTAAGAAATGAAGCAGATCATATTTTAACAAAATCGATGTTGATCGGAATAGGCGTTTTTGCGGTGATGGCAATTTCCCCTTTAGTGGTTAACGCTTTTAAAACAACAGGGAAAATAATCACTGATGAAATTCCGCCACCCTATATTATGAAACAGGTGGAAAGAGCAGAAAAACCTCCGGTAGCTGCTCCCGTAACTCCTCCGGTTCAGAAACCTGTGAATACATTAGATTCGACTGTTCCGACTCCGGCAAAAAATCCGCCGGTGGAGAAAGTAATGCCTAAGCAATCGGATTATATCAATGCTGTTCCGGGAACTCAGGATATTATTGGTGATCCGCCTGTTACTACTTATACGCCGCCTGCGGTTCAGGATGTTCCGGTGAAAGGTTCGGAAATGAGCGTTCCAAAACCGGTCGATAATTCACCCAAAACAACAGTCGATGTGGAAGCCAATTTTATGGGTGGAATCAACGCCTTCAGAAATAAAGTGGTGAATCAGTTTGACGGTTCTGCAATCGACGGAACTGGTGAAGTTTTAAAAACAACCATTGTTTTCATTGTTGAAAAAGATGGTTCTATCAGCGAAGTGAAAGCTTCCGGAGCTAATGCGGATTTCAACCGTGAAGCAATAAAAACCATTAAATCCGTCAAAGGAAAATGGGTGCCTGCAAAGTTAAATGGCGAGAATGTGAGAAGTTACTTCAAATTCCCAATTTCTATGCAGTTCGAATAA